One genomic segment of Myxocyprinus asiaticus isolate MX2 ecotype Aquarium Trade chromosome 14, UBuf_Myxa_2, whole genome shotgun sequence includes these proteins:
- the LOC127451426 gene encoding desumoylating isopeptidase 1-like isoform X1, protein MDSTFKVQLFIYDLSRGMARQLSPIMLGKQLDGIWHTAIVVYGEEFFYGGAGISSCPAGGTMLGPPDTVVELGNTEVTEEILMDYLSSLGETTYSGDKYRLFEHNCNTFTNEVAQFLTGNKIPSYITDLPSEVLSTPFGQVLRPILDSIHIAPPGGNVISSQNNHS, encoded by the exons ATGGACTCGACGTTTAAAGTGCAGCTCTTCATTTATGATTTGTCACGGGGAATGGCACGGCAGCTCAGCCCGATAATGTTAG GAAAACAGCTCGATGGGATTTG GCACACAGCTATAGTGGTCTATGGAGAAGAATTCTTCTATGGTGGGGCCGGGATCTCAAGTTGCCCAGCG ggTGGGACGATGCTGGGACCTCCAGACACAGTGGTTGAGCTGGGAAATACAGAGGTGACAGAGGAGATCTTAATGGACTATCTGTCTTCACTTGGAGAAACTACATacag TGGGGACAAGTACAGattgtttgagcacaactgtaacacGTTCACTAATGAGGTGGCCCAGTTCCTGACTGGCAATAAAATTCCCTCCTACATCACAGATCTGCCCTCTGAGGTGCTTTCCAC gccatTTGGTCAGGTGTTGCGGCCAATCCTGGACTCCATACATATTGCCCCCCCTGGTGGGAATGTCATCAGCAGCCAAAATAACCACAGCTAG
- the LOC127451426 gene encoding desumoylating isopeptidase 1-like isoform X2, producing the protein MEVPERLKSLTALLRKQLDGIWHTAIVVYGEEFFYGGAGISSCPAGGTMLGPPDTVVELGNTEVTEEILMDYLSSLGETTYSGDKYRLFEHNCNTFTNEVAQFLTGNKIPSYITDLPSEVLSTPFGQVLRPILDSIHIAPPGGNVISSQNNHS; encoded by the exons atggaagttccagaacgcctaaaatcacttacagcacttttaa GAAAACAGCTCGATGGGATTTG GCACACAGCTATAGTGGTCTATGGAGAAGAATTCTTCTATGGTGGGGCCGGGATCTCAAGTTGCCCAGCG ggTGGGACGATGCTGGGACCTCCAGACACAGTGGTTGAGCTGGGAAATACAGAGGTGACAGAGGAGATCTTAATGGACTATCTGTCTTCACTTGGAGAAACTACATacag TGGGGACAAGTACAGattgtttgagcacaactgtaacacGTTCACTAATGAGGTGGCCCAGTTCCTGACTGGCAATAAAATTCCCTCCTACATCACAGATCTGCCCTCTGAGGTGCTTTCCAC gccatTTGGTCAGGTGTTGCGGCCAATCCTGGACTCCATACATATTGCCCCCCCTGGTGGGAATGTCATCAGCAGCCAAAATAACCACAGCTAG